One segment of Pseudophryne corroboree isolate aPseCor3 chromosome 10, aPseCor3.hap2, whole genome shotgun sequence DNA contains the following:
- the LOC134967007 gene encoding uncharacterized protein LOC134967007, with translation MEETNILEMQPLRQGMSPPAPVSTPPQQSTPQPLHSPTTPGTQGPDQMFWSIWARQQATNEDCLRKQTQMFASLPSHLRRISRNLSRQNEQTTRIGNTMELMRTDITQVMGNLQRIMEEQHRLMVEQHRLMEEQHRQQQSYMNIFQNTQKINESLFRIVDNQNAATRELNATLTNLNETLRCMHQQQTSSSSGTTTPNITPVSSPPRRSTRARQHDSAKGKGQDKQPPKKS, from the coding sequence atggaggagacaaacatcttagaaatgcagccattaaggcaaggaatgagccccccagcacctgtgagtacaccaccacagcaaagcacaccacaaccactacacagcccaacaacaccaggaacacaaggccctgatcagatgttttggtccatttgggctagacagcaggccactaatgaagattgcctgcgtaagcagacacaaatgtttgcaagcctaccatctcacctcagaagaatatcaagaaatctgagtagacaaaatgaacaaacaaccagaataggcaataccatggaactcatgcgtacagacattacacaggtcatgggcaacttacagcgcataatggaagaacagcacagactaatggtagaacagcacagactaatggaagaacagcacagacaacagcaaagttatatgaacatttttcaaaacactcaaaagattaatgaaagtttattccgaatagtagacaatcaaaatgctgctacacgtgaactcaatgccaccctcactaacctgaatgaaactctcagatgcatgcaccaacagcaaacaagcagcagttctggtacgactactccaaatatcacgccagtctcatcaccaccaagacgctccaccagagcacgacaacatgacagtgctaaaggcaaagggcaggacaagcagccaccaaaaaaatcatga